Proteins encoded in a region of the Orcinus orca chromosome X, mOrcOrc1.1, whole genome shotgun sequence genome:
- the LOC125962963 gene encoding heat shock transcription factor, X-linked-like — protein sequence MAADEKGPAAGRAPGFGEAPLPPDTAAPALGSGSCTPQSLALDQPVPAGHPDLRLLPGEAAFQDLTEEPLLKRPRTACEAVWEGSLLFHPFPRKLWTIVHSSRFASIGWNEDGTCIGVNRPLFQKEVLDRDGLDKVFKTERVESFIGQLNRYGFGKVCQDMHTSLCVTNLSTKERPAHVLSERDCPHLLVRMKPRVHTKPASGQVDGEPAAPGHLPAPSAAEPQDGLPPYPEHIQGTPSYPQLDHASALARTDSVAPAPPQTAAEPPAPDPNVQVLVPLVPVLAEVAQPAEVPWLCCAWPPAQMSPPWPVPGLAAAPPQVLSLPPPPRAVPGGRAAASCAPWMPEVAARPAASLTLIRRPLSHFCHRCVGSRSFLEYPTPPGRPTEDPDQADPADTRRW from the exons ATGGCTGCGGACGAGAAGGGCCCCGCCGCGGGCAGGGCGCCCGGCTTCGGCGAGGCGCCTCTTCCTCCCGACACAGCGGCTCCGGCCCTCGGCTCAGGGAGCTGCACCCCCCAGTCCCTCGCCCTGGACCAGCCCGTGCCCGCGGGGCACCCCGACCTCAGGCTGCTGCCTGGAGAAGCCGCTTTCCAGGATTTGACGGAAGAGCCTTTGTTGAAAAGGCCTCGCACCGCCTGCGAGGCCGTGTGGGAAGGCAGCCTGCTCTTCCACCCCTTTCCCAGGAAGCTGTGGACGATCGTCCACAGCAGTCGCTTTGCATCCATTGGGTGGAATGAAGACGGGACTTGCATAGGCGTCAACAGGCCGCTGTTTCAAAAGGAGGTTTTGGACAGGGACGGCCTAGACAAGGTGTTCAAGACAGAACGTGTGGAGAGCTTCATCGGCCAGCTTAACCGCTATGGATTCGGCAAAGTGTGCCAGGACATGCACACGTCCCTCTGCGTGACCAACCTGTCCACGAAGGAGCGGCCCGCCCACGTCCTGAGCGAG AGAGACTGCCCGCACCTCCTGGTGAGGATGAAGCCGAGAGTACACACTAAACCAGCATCCGGGCAGGTGGACGGCGAGCCGGCAGCCCCGGGGCACCTCCCGGCGCCCAGCGCCGCGGAGCCGCAGGACGGCCTCCCACCGTATCCTGAGCACATCCAGGGGACCCCGAGCTACCCGCAACTCGACCATGCCTCCGCCCTGGCCAGGACTGACTCTGTCGCTCCGGCCCCTCCTCAGACAGCAGCCGAGCCCCCAGCGCCGGATCCCAACGTGCAGGTTCTGGTCCCTCTAGTCCCTGTCCTGGCAGAGGTGGCCCAGCCAGCCGAGGTCCCCTGGCTCTGCTGCGCCTGGCCTCCCGCCCAGATGAGTCCTCCCTGGCCCGTGCCGGGCCTGGCCGCCGCACCCCCCCAAGTCCTCagccttccccccccaccccgcgcaGTTCCCGGGGGCCGCGCTGCTGCCTCTTGCGCACCCTGGATGCCTGAGGTGGCCGCCAGGCCTGCCGCCTCCCTGACCTTGATCCGTCGGCCGCTGAGCCACTTCTGCCATCGCTGCGTGGGCTCCCGCTCTTTCCTGGAATACCCGACCCCTCCAGGCAGGCCCACAGAGGACCCTGACCAGGCAGACCCTGCAGACACACGGAGGTGGTAA